AAGAACAACGGCATCGATCCACAAACCATGATCGACCGCTTCGGTGCCGACACCGTGCGCCTGTTCATGATGTTCGCAGCACCGCCCGAACTGTCACTGGAGTGGTCTGATTCCGGCGTCGAAGGTGCCAACCGCTTCCTCAAGCGGATGTGGAAACTGGTCAACGACCATGCCGTCAAAGGTCAGGCTGGCGCACTGGATGTGGCCAATCTGACAGAAGAACAGCGTGATCTACGCCGCAAGGCTCATGAAACAGTTCAGAAAGTGACCGACGACATCGATCGCCGTCACACCTTCAACACGGCCATTGCCGCAGTGATGGAGCTGTGCAACGCCATCTCCAAATTCAGCGACAGCTCGGCGCAGGGGCTGGCGGTGGAGCACGAAGCCCTGTCTATGGCCGTGCAGTTGCTTTCTCCCATCACTCCCCATATCAGCCATCAACTGTGGCTGGATCTGGGTCACAGTGAAGCGGTCTGCGACAGCGCTTGGCCCAAGGTAGACAGCGCTGCTCTGGTACGTACTACTGTTGACATGGTAGTGCAGGTCAACGGCAAGACCCGTGGCAAGATCACCATTGCGGCTGATACCGAGCGCAGCGTGATTCAGCAGCTGGCACTGGCTGAAGACAACGTACAGCGCCACGTAGCAGATCAGACCGTCCGCAAGGTGATTGTTGTTCCAGGTAAGCTGGTCAACATCGTTGTGGGTGGTTGATAGCCCCTCAGAGACAAGGCTTGACGCGCGACCAGATGTCGCGCGTTGCTCACTTCAAGCAAGGAGATAAGCATGCGTTTTTGGATAGTGCTGTTGAGTGCCCTGTGGCTGGCTGGTTGTGGTTTCCAGCTGCGTGGCGCCCAGAATGGCGAAACCGGTCTGGTGATGCCAGTGAAAGCCAAATCCCCTCTGGAAGAACGGGTTCAGGCCAAGCTGACACAATTGGGTATTGATGGCAGCTACCATGGCGGCGACTACATGCAGATCATGTATGTGGACGAGCGTCGTGACCGCAGTCTGTTGGGCAGTGATGGCTCTGCAACTGAATATCTGCTGACCACCACGCTGACCTACAAGCTGGTCAACCCCTCGGCTGACACGCCTAATGTGCCGAAGAAGCTGCGACTGGAACGCACTTATCGTTACAACCAGGACACACTGCTGGCTTCTGATACTCAGGAAGCTCAGATACGCGATGAGATGCTGGGCGAACTGCTCAATCAGCTGCTGATGCGCTATCGTGCAGCGGAACACCGTGTTGAACCCCGCGAGTAACAAGTAGCCCCGCATGAAGCTCAAAGCTGAGCAACTCGACTCTCACCTCGATAAAGGTCTGTCACCGGTCTATATGCTGACCGGTGACGAGCCTTTACTGATGCAGGAATGTGCCGACCAGATCCGTAGCCAGGCGCGCAAGCGTGGCTTCGGTGACCGGGAGGTTTTTCATGTGGAGTCCGGCTTCAACTGGGAACAGGTGCTGGCCTCTGCCAATAGCCTCTCTCTGTTTGCAGAGCAAAAGCTGCTGGATGTCAGGCTGTCAGGCAAGCCGAACGATCAAGGCAGCAAGGCACTGCTTGAGTACGCCTCACGTCCGCCACAGGACACGGTGTTACTGCTTACCTTACCCAAACTCGACAGCAGTGCGATGAAGGCCAAGTGGGTCAATGCTATCGAGCAGGCCGGTGTGCTGATACAAATCTGGCCAATGGATGCTCAGGGGCTCCCTCGCTGGCTGGCTCAACGTGCCAAGCAAAAGGGCCTGCGCCTGACAACCGCAGCAGTGGAAGTCCTGGCACAACGAGTAGAGGGAAACCTGCTCGCCGCTATGCAGGAGCTGGATATGCTGGCTCTGGTCAGTGATGGCGCCGAAATCGATGATGAACAGATCCTCGATCTGGTAGGTAACCACGCGCGTCATGACGTCTACGATCTGTGTCGAGTTGCTTTCAGTGGCGACTGGCCAGCGACGCTGCGCATCCTGTCACACCTACGTCAGGACGGCGCCGAGCCCACATTGATGTTATGGGCATTAACTCGTGAGTTACGTGATCTGCTGCAACTGCTACGCCTGCAACGTGACGGTATGAACTTTGACAATGCCTGCCGACAGGCCAGGATATTTCCTCAACAGCGCCAGATTCCTCTTCGCAAAGCAGCGCAGCGTTGCCGCCCGGTATTACTGATGGCTCTGCTGCGACAGGCTCAGCAACTGGATGTCTTTAGTAAGACAGGGCAGACCGCCCTGTTCTGGACTGAACTGGAATTGTGGCTATCTCATCTGACAGGCC
This Pokkaliibacter sp. MBI-7 DNA region includes the following protein-coding sequences:
- the holA gene encoding DNA polymerase III subunit delta; this translates as MKLKAEQLDSHLDKGLSPVYMLTGDEPLLMQECADQIRSQARKRGFGDREVFHVESGFNWEQVLASANSLSLFAEQKLLDVRLSGKPNDQGSKALLEYASRPPQDTVLLLTLPKLDSSAMKAKWVNAIEQAGVLIQIWPMDAQGLPRWLAQRAKQKGLRLTTAAVEVLAQRVEGNLLAAMQELDMLALVSDGAEIDDEQILDLVGNHARHDVYDLCRVAFSGDWPATLRILSHLRQDGAEPTLMLWALTRELRDLLQLLRLQRDGMNFDNACRQARIFPQQRQIPLRKAAQRCRPVLLMALLRQAQQLDVFSKTGQTALFWTELELWLSHLTGHPLPLPFYRQ
- the lptE gene encoding LPS assembly lipoprotein LptE, with product MRFWIVLLSALWLAGCGFQLRGAQNGETGLVMPVKAKSPLEERVQAKLTQLGIDGSYHGGDYMQIMYVDERRDRSLLGSDGSATEYLLTTTLTYKLVNPSADTPNVPKKLRLERTYRYNQDTLLASDTQEAQIRDEMLGELLNQLLMRYRAAEHRVEPRE